Proteins encoded by one window of Lathyrus oleraceus cultivar Zhongwan6 chromosome 1, CAAS_Psat_ZW6_1.0, whole genome shotgun sequence:
- the LOC127131206 gene encoding kunitz-type trypsin inhibitor-like 1 protein, which translates to MLVLNKRVLHFITSIIYRGIVNKQNHKHKNILNHLTMKPLSPLTLSFFLFVFITNLSLAFSNEDVEQVLDIKGNPIFPGVQYFILPAIRGPAGGGVRLGRTGDLTCPVTVLQDRQEVKYGLPVKFVIPEISTGIIFTGTPIEIEYTKKPNCAESSKWLVFVDNVIQKACVGIGGPENYPGVQTLSGLFKIEKHESGFGYKLGFCIKGSPTCLDVGRFDNDEDGRRLNLTEHESFQVVFIQAEANDAEFIKSVV; encoded by the coding sequence ATGCTTGTTCTAAATAAAAGGGTGCTTCACTTCATTACTAGTATTATATATAGAGGTATAGTTAACAAACAAAATCACAAACATAAAAACATCCTTAATCACCTAACAATGAAACCTCTTTCACCACTCACCCTTTCCTTTTTCCTCTTTGTTTTCATCACCAATCTTTCACTAGCTTTCTCAAATGAAGATGTTGAGCAAGTATTGGACATTAAAGGCAACCCCATTTTCCCCGGTGTCCAATACTTCATCTTGCCAGCAATCCGTGGCCCTGCAGGCGGAGGAGTAAGACTCGGAAGAACCGGTGATTTAACCTGTCCAGTCACCGTCCTACAAGACCGCCAAGAAGTTAAATACGGTCTACCAGTGAAGTTCGTTATACCAGAAATATCTACCGGTATAATTTTCACTGGTACACCAATTGAAATAGAGTATACAAAGAAACCTAATTGTGCAGAATCATCAAAATGGTTAGTATTTGTTGACAATGTTATTCAAAAGGCCTGTGTTGGTATTGGTGGTCCTGAGAATTACCCTGGTGTTCAAACATTGAGTGGATTATTTAAGATTGAGAAGCATGAATCTGGATTTGGCTATAAGCTTGGATTTTGTATTAAGGGTTCTCCTACTTGTTTGGATGTTGGAAGATTTGataatgatgaagatggaagaaggTTGAATTTGACTGAGCATGAGTCTTTTCAAGTTGTGTTTATTCAAGCTGAGGCTAATGATGCTGAGTTTATTAAGTCTGTTGTTTGA